A stretch of Spirosoma oryzicola DNA encodes these proteins:
- a CDS encoding RNA polymerase sigma-70 factor, which produces MQPTEEDVLAAIRQGNERVFETVFRLHYAPLCRYARQFLPDADDAEEEVQAMFLAFWEKREGLLITTSLKSYLFRAVHNRCLNRIKHLAIRDEHRQHTLYTGDTTAESPVQALLGDELSDRIQTAIQKLPEQCRLAFTLSRFDELKYQEIADQLGISVKTVENQIGKALRILRTELSDYLPLALLTWLLSHP; this is translated from the coding sequence GTGCAACCAACTGAAGAGGACGTATTAGCGGCTATTCGGCAGGGCAACGAGCGCGTTTTCGAAACCGTCTTTCGGCTGCACTACGCGCCGTTATGCCGGTACGCCCGCCAATTTCTGCCCGATGCCGACGATGCCGAAGAAGAAGTGCAGGCTATGTTTCTCGCGTTCTGGGAAAAGCGTGAAGGGCTGCTGATTACAACATCGCTGAAGTCGTACCTATTTCGGGCCGTACACAATCGGTGCCTGAACCGGATCAAGCACCTTGCCATCCGCGACGAACACCGGCAGCATACGCTTTACACGGGCGACACGACAGCGGAGTCACCGGTACAGGCGCTCCTGGGCGACGAACTGTCCGACCGGATACAGACGGCCATCCAAAAATTACCCGAACAGTGCCGGCTGGCCTTTACGCTAAGTCGGTTCGACGAACTGAAATACCAGGAGATTGCCGATCAATTGGGAATTTCGGTGAAAACGGTCGAAAATCAGATTGGCAAGGCACTCCGTATCCTACGCACCGAATTGAGCGATTATTTACCACTGGCTTTACTGACGTGGCTGTTAAGTCACCCCTGA
- a CDS encoding FecR family protein produces MADQRPIDDALLAKFLAGETDLSESARVQQWLASQDSAPNEPSQADFERFAQLWQNATPADKKPIDTNAAWLSMQQKMQATESRTSAKADPVVKPMPVQKPQPGRSAEPQPPRRQPIWNRAIWRAAAVLVVAVGVGWLVFQFQNKQRPAEAYLTLTTTDQRAERILPDGTKVWLNHHSTLRYPTLFDDDIRAVTLTGEAYFEVMPDAERPFRIQARQTTVQVLGTSFNVRAYDANVSVAVQTGKVRFASKRKSVLLTKNQQATFDPKGDTIRRSLQLATNVFAYKTGQLVFDNEPLRDVVKTLNQVYNADVRLGNEPLGSCRLTTRFDNAPLNAVVAITAETLGLRVRHVGRQVILDGTCQ; encoded by the coding sequence ATGGCAGACCAACGACCCATAGATGACGCTTTGCTGGCAAAATTCCTGGCGGGCGAAACCGACCTTAGTGAGTCGGCGCGGGTACAGCAGTGGCTCGCCAGTCAGGATTCAGCCCCGAACGAACCCAGCCAGGCGGATTTTGAGCGCTTTGCGCAGCTATGGCAGAACGCTACTCCCGCCGACAAGAAGCCAATTGATACCAATGCGGCCTGGCTGTCAATGCAGCAGAAAATGCAGGCGACTGAATCTCGCACTTCGGCGAAAGCCGATCCTGTTGTCAAACCGATGCCCGTTCAAAAACCGCAACCGGGTAGGTCAGCCGAACCCCAGCCGCCACGTCGTCAGCCGATCTGGAATCGGGCTATCTGGCGGGCCGCTGCCGTGCTGGTCGTAGCCGTTGGGGTAGGGTGGCTGGTCTTTCAATTCCAGAACAAGCAGCGTCCGGCGGAGGCTTACCTGACTCTTACAACAACGGATCAACGGGCTGAGCGAATCCTACCCGATGGCACGAAAGTGTGGCTAAATCACCACTCGACCCTGCGTTATCCGACCCTTTTTGACGACGATATCCGAGCGGTCACGCTAACGGGTGAAGCGTATTTTGAGGTCATGCCGGATGCCGAGCGACCGTTTCGCATTCAGGCCCGGCAAACCACGGTGCAGGTGCTGGGGACTTCGTTTAATGTTCGGGCTTACGATGCAAACGTCAGCGTGGCCGTTCAGACGGGGAAAGTGCGATTCGCCAGTAAACGCAAATCGGTGTTGCTGACCAAAAATCAGCAGGCCACCTTCGATCCGAAAGGGGATACCATTCGCCGGTCGCTTCAATTGGCTACGAATGTGTTTGCCTACAAAACGGGTCAGTTGGTGTTCGACAATGAGCCGCTCCGGGACGTAGTGAAAACGCTGAATCAGGTGTATAACGCCGACGTACGACTCGGTAATGAGCCGCTGGGCAGTTGTCGGTTAACGACCCGCTTCGACAATGCACCGTTGAACGCGGTCGTTGCAATCACCGCCGAAACGCTTGGCCTGCGGGTCCGGCACGTTGGCAGGCAGGTAATTTTAGACGGAACCTGTCAGTGA
- a CDS encoding STN and carboxypeptidase regulatory-like domain-containing protein has translation MTLLRSCISLFFFCSAIGLRAQSAPPLERLITVDIRNQRVEEALRQISTAGHFAFSYNPAHIDKSAVVSVRLTNGTVRQVLNQVFANGMTFKSRGNHVILLRVDPTEPTPKNLLLDGYILDEQTGKRIAQASIFEKTTLASTVSNPFGYYRIKLPADLPSIRLDVRKQAYVRETVTIRGTFTHTVNVRLKPLPQQISVETIPIRITDDTTRSAMALAVNSVPVEMPAMVNDTTPEQKPWSIIERGRIGIMNLFVSTQQAIHDINLSRDTLYRDWQVSLVPYIGTNHRLSGRIINRLSFNALVGYSFGVRSFEVGGLLNLVQADVHGFQAGGLGNLVGRNVTGAQFGGLFNVAGGQVNGFQAGGLFTVNLKQASGVQVGGLFNATLGDQPGMVQIGGLLNFAGGSIDGVQLAGLVNYARNDVRGWQIGGLLNRARTVTRGHQIGLINLADSVEKVPIGLFSHVRKGGYRRIEVATGEVNLLNVAYRTGVRRFYNIFTAGTSFERIGSPTVSAGYGLGTAFTLSRRTMMSLEATAHHLFYNRGYYENNQQIRLGTLIETRFSKHLSLAFGPSVNWYFSEDEASRPVTQPTLSLFDNRVSAFGSTYLWGWIGFQAGLRFGNS, from the coding sequence ATGACTTTGCTTCGTTCCTGTATTTCTCTGTTTTTCTTTTGTTCCGCCATCGGGTTACGGGCGCAATCGGCACCCCCGCTCGAACGGCTGATTACGGTCGATATTCGAAACCAGCGGGTTGAGGAAGCCCTCCGCCAGATCAGCACTGCCGGCCATTTCGCGTTTTCGTACAACCCGGCGCACATCGACAAAAGTGCTGTTGTAAGCGTTCGGTTGACGAACGGGACGGTTCGGCAGGTGCTAAATCAGGTGTTTGCCAATGGTATGACCTTTAAATCGCGGGGGAATCACGTCATTCTGCTGCGGGTGGACCCAACCGAACCGACGCCCAAGAATCTGCTGCTGGACGGTTATATCCTCGATGAACAGACCGGAAAGCGAATTGCCCAGGCCAGTATTTTTGAAAAAACAACCCTTGCCTCAACCGTCAGCAACCCATTCGGCTACTACCGCATCAAACTCCCCGCTGATTTGCCAAGCATTCGGCTCGACGTGCGTAAACAAGCGTACGTGCGGGAGACCGTTACGATTCGCGGTACGTTTACGCATACGGTCAATGTCCGCCTGAAACCGCTACCCCAGCAAATCAGCGTCGAAACCATACCCATTCGCATAACCGACGATACCACCCGGTCGGCGATGGCGTTGGCCGTCAATAGCGTTCCTGTGGAGATGCCTGCGATGGTTAATGACACAACACCGGAACAGAAACCCTGGTCAATAATCGAACGTGGTCGAATAGGTATCATGAATTTGTTTGTATCGACGCAACAAGCCATTCACGACATCAACCTCAGCCGCGATACGCTTTACCGCGACTGGCAGGTGTCTCTGGTGCCTTACATCGGCACGAACCACCGGCTGAGCGGTCGAATCATCAACCGGCTTTCATTCAACGCCTTAGTGGGGTATTCGTTTGGTGTCCGTTCGTTTGAAGTGGGTGGGTTGCTCAACCTTGTACAAGCTGATGTTCATGGTTTCCAGGCGGGTGGACTCGGTAACCTTGTCGGACGCAACGTGACAGGAGCGCAGTTTGGCGGCTTGTTTAACGTCGCTGGAGGGCAGGTAAATGGCTTTCAGGCGGGTGGGCTATTTACCGTCAATTTAAAGCAGGCGTCGGGTGTTCAGGTTGGTGGTTTGTTCAACGCTACCCTGGGCGACCAGCCGGGGATGGTGCAGATCGGCGGTTTATTAAACTTCGCCGGTGGCTCGATCGACGGAGTGCAATTAGCTGGATTGGTCAACTATGCGCGCAATGACGTGCGGGGCTGGCAAATCGGCGGGTTGCTGAACCGGGCGCGGACCGTTACGCGGGGGCACCAAATCGGGTTGATAAACCTGGCTGATTCCGTCGAAAAGGTGCCGATTGGCTTATTTAGCCACGTACGGAAAGGCGGTTATCGACGGATCGAGGTAGCCACGGGCGAGGTAAATCTGCTTAATGTAGCCTACCGAACGGGCGTCCGGCGCTTCTATAACATTTTCACCGCCGGGACGAGTTTCGAGCGAATCGGTAGCCCTACAGTAAGTGCGGGTTACGGGTTAGGAACGGCGTTTACCCTGTCCCGACGGACGATGATGAGCCTTGAAGCGACAGCGCATCACTTGTTCTACAACCGGGGTTATTACGAAAATAATCAACAGATTCGTCTAGGCACGTTGATCGAGACACGATTCAGCAAACACCTGTCACTTGCTTTTGGCCCTTCCGTCAACTGGTATTTTAGCGAGGACGAAGCCAGTCGCCCCGTCACGCAGCCGACCCTTTCGCTTTTCGATAACCGCGTTTCAGCTTTCGGCTCTACCTACCTCTGGGGCTGGATTGGCTTTCAGGCCGGACTACGGTTCGGTAATTCGTGA
- a CDS encoding head GIN domain-containing protein: MKRKSFFQFLCTAFLIINLSSCGWRREDIGPFQSDQRTFGLGNFDRLDMGSAFTIMVQPGNDYRILAEGDRRNLDDLDVYTRNGTLYARYRNSRNRQYETSFTITMPTLRGVAFSGASQSSIAGFSDLNEFDIELSGASKGQFTVQARQVKVALSGASNLQLSGAGTSLGTDLSGASMLQAFAYPVDAANLNLSGASKANVSVSGSLDIEASGASNVRYRGRPSVRQRLSGASSVETD, translated from the coding sequence ATGAAGCGTAAATCATTTTTTCAGTTCCTATGCACTGCCTTTCTGATTATCAATCTTAGTTCCTGTGGCTGGCGTCGGGAAGACATCGGTCCTTTCCAAAGCGATCAGCGAACGTTCGGTCTAGGCAATTTTGACCGGCTCGACATGGGCAGCGCATTTACGATAATGGTTCAACCAGGAAACGACTACCGCATCCTGGCCGAGGGCGACCGACGAAACCTGGATGATCTGGATGTGTACACCCGCAACGGAACCTTGTATGCCCGCTACCGCAATTCCCGCAACCGGCAGTACGAAACGTCGTTTACGATTACCATGCCGACGCTGCGGGGCGTTGCCTTTTCGGGAGCCAGTCAATCGTCGATAGCGGGTTTCTCGGATCTGAACGAGTTCGATATTGAGCTGTCGGGGGCCTCGAAGGGTCAGTTTACGGTACAGGCCAGACAAGTGAAGGTTGCGTTATCGGGTGCGTCAAATCTGCAACTCAGTGGTGCCGGAACTTCGCTCGGAACGGATTTGTCGGGAGCGTCGATGCTCCAGGCGTTTGCGTATCCGGTCGATGCGGCAAACCTGAATCTGTCCGGGGCCAGTAAAGCAAATGTGAGCGTATCAGGTTCGCTGGACATCGAGGCCAGCGGAGCGAGTAACGTTCGGTACCGGGGAAGACCTTCGGTGCGGCAGCGGCTTAGCGGAGCCAGTTCGGTTGAGACCGATTAA
- a CDS encoding AGE family epimerase/isomerase, translated as MTNEVFDQHIQELHAHLTNELLPFWTTRTVDAVNGGFITHFDQYGNDSGEDEKSLIAQTRSIYTYASAHRAGYGEGTLAELARHGVDYLLNSMWDEEYGGFYWMTNRKGEVLNDQKIVYGQSFAIYCLSEYTLATGDPRGIKYARNVFDLLQKHATDTTYGGYFEMFHRDWTLSGPEAGGGDRKTLDVHMHLMEAFTTLYECTRQPLHRRKLLEVIELLVKRIMHPVYGTGIPQFWADWQVAPQIKFDVIWGWDRFTEDGVKRAAEDNTSYGHNVEFAWLLLHALSVLNLTYDLYRDQFVKSFVHAVEHGVDWAFGGVFVEGSHAGEVYDREKEFWQQAEVLIGFLDAYRLFGDERYWQAYENVHRFVMDNMINHSVGEWWPLMTRQGIPIWTHMSHSWKINYHTVRSVVQSIRRLNALKADLNKPR; from the coding sequence ATGACTAACGAAGTCTTCGACCAGCACATTCAGGAACTCCACGCGCACCTGACCAACGAACTGCTCCCCTTCTGGACAACCCGAACCGTCGATGCAGTGAATGGTGGTTTCATCACTCATTTTGATCAGTACGGCAACGACTCCGGCGAAGACGAAAAATCGCTCATTGCCCAGACCCGGTCCATCTACACCTACGCATCGGCCCATCGGGCGGGTTATGGCGAGGGAACCCTGGCGGAGCTGGCCCGGCACGGAGTTGATTACCTTTTAAACTCGATGTGGGATGAAGAATACGGCGGTTTCTACTGGATGACCAACCGAAAAGGCGAGGTGCTGAACGACCAGAAAATTGTGTACGGGCAAAGTTTCGCGATTTATTGCCTGAGTGAGTACACGCTCGCAACGGGCGATCCGCGCGGGATAAAATACGCCCGTAACGTGTTTGATCTCTTGCAGAAACACGCCACCGATACGACCTACGGCGGCTATTTCGAGATGTTTCACCGCGACTGGACACTCAGCGGACCGGAGGCTGGTGGCGGTGACCGCAAAACGCTCGACGTACACATGCACCTGATGGAAGCGTTCACCACCTTGTACGAGTGTACGCGTCAACCGCTTCATCGGCGAAAGTTGCTGGAAGTGATCGAACTGCTGGTCAAGCGAATCATGCATCCGGTATACGGAACGGGCATACCGCAGTTCTGGGCCGACTGGCAAGTAGCGCCCCAAATCAAATTCGATGTTATCTGGGGCTGGGACCGCTTCACGGAAGACGGGGTTAAGCGAGCCGCCGAAGACAATACCAGTTACGGCCATAATGTTGAATTCGCCTGGCTCCTGCTCCACGCGCTCTCCGTCCTGAATCTGACTTATGATTTATACCGCGATCAGTTCGTGAAATCCTTTGTCCACGCCGTTGAGCATGGCGTGGACTGGGCGTTTGGCGGGGTCTTCGTCGAAGGGTCACACGCGGGCGAGGTGTATGACCGGGAAAAAGAATTCTGGCAGCAGGCCGAGGTGCTCATTGGCTTTCTGGACGCCTACCGCCTATTCGGCGACGAACGCTACTGGCAGGCTTACGAGAACGTTCACCGCTTTGTCATGGACAACATGATCAATCACTCCGTTGGTGAATGGTGGCCGCTGATGACCCGGCAGGGCATTCCGATCTGGACGCACATGAGTCATTCCTGGAAGATCAACTACCATACCGTACGATCCGTGGTGCAGTCCATTCGCAGGCTGAATGCTCTGAAAGCCGATCTGAACAAACCTCGATGA
- a CDS encoding bifunctional heptose 7-phosphate kinase/heptose 1-phosphate adenyltransferase — translation MTKNSAATTPLSSQFGCPPDCGPDSMTSTDINLLFDRFTGVRVGVIGDFAVDLYVDLRTDTGEQSLETGLDVFWGSHPRASLGAAGNVVQNLAALGVSCIQVIGCVGNDLFGREMRYLFDSLGVDTRYLYTIADGWDTCLYTKPARNGREANRIDFGTGNTVSDLFFGSLSADLDQLLPKLDVLVINQQFAHPLLTGERVAQLNERIARFPNVRFIADMRREGTQVQGATLKVNTAELARFLAIDHPDEPDLNWCLQHGEVLQKRIGGPLLITRGPAGILCIDQAETKRVDGLTLAGPLDTVGAGDTVVATWAACQGAGASMSQALTLANLAAAVTVQKCNQTGTACLSEILALHHSHYAHD, via the coding sequence ATGACAAAGAATTCAGCCGCTACTACCCCGTTGTCTAGCCAATTTGGTTGCCCGCCCGACTGTGGTCCTGATTCAATGACGAGTACCGACATCAACCTTCTTTTCGACCGGTTCACGGGCGTCAGGGTCGGCGTTATTGGCGATTTTGCGGTGGATCTGTACGTCGACCTCCGGACCGACACCGGTGAACAATCGCTGGAAACGGGGCTGGATGTGTTCTGGGGAAGCCATCCGAGGGCATCACTGGGAGCAGCAGGCAACGTCGTTCAAAACCTGGCTGCCCTGGGCGTATCCTGCATTCAGGTGATCGGCTGCGTGGGTAACGACCTATTCGGGCGGGAAATGCGCTACCTGTTCGATTCACTGGGTGTTGATACGAGGTACTTGTACACGATCGCCGACGGATGGGACACCTGCCTGTATACCAAGCCAGCGCGAAACGGTCGGGAGGCCAATCGGATTGATTTCGGCACGGGTAATACCGTATCCGACCTGTTTTTTGGGTCGCTATCGGCCGATCTGGACCAGTTGCTGCCCAAACTAGACGTGTTGGTTATCAATCAGCAGTTTGCCCACCCGCTGCTCACGGGCGAGCGGGTTGCCCAATTGAACGAGCGGATCGCCCGATTTCCCAACGTGCGGTTCATTGCTGATATGCGCAGGGAAGGAACGCAGGTGCAGGGGGCTACGCTAAAAGTAAACACCGCCGAACTAGCCCGTTTCCTGGCTATCGACCACCCGGACGAACCAGACCTGAACTGGTGTCTCCAACACGGGGAAGTTTTGCAAAAACGAATCGGTGGTCCCTTGCTGATAACCCGTGGGCCAGCCGGTATTTTGTGTATCGACCAGGCCGAAACGAAGCGCGTCGACGGGCTGACACTGGCGGGCCCACTGGATACCGTTGGCGCGGGCGATACCGTCGTTGCGACCTGGGCGGCTTGTCAGGGAGCGGGCGCGTCCATGAGCCAGGCCCTGACGCTGGCGAACTTGGCAGCCGCCGTGACCGTCCAGAAGTGCAATCAGACCGGTACGGCCTGTTTATCCGAAATCCTCGCGTTACACCATAGCCACTACGCCCATGACTAA
- a CDS encoding sensor histidine kinase — MEKLNDRWMRLVGVPLICLVSNFIFFQPDNDAHHISRWVALGASLVECLLIWEIARLGIIRARRHHPTLKQTTPRIIEQVLWFSVTTVVQRLALVYLYDVTEFWGYPMTERSYWVNTLIPFLFTVPLAAIYEARYLYRQWWATYYEAEQLKKQALQSQLDSLKAQINPHFLFNSLSTLSSLVSENPKQAERFIEELALVYRYVLQTNEQALTTLDSELQFIRAYFHLLQMRFGRSVELYIAVDESCRSLLIPPLTLQLLVENAVKHNTALPNRPLLIRIDTDPDQRLFLRNTLHKKQNRVPSNGTGLANITAKYRLMGQPAVVIEQTDTHFQVMIPLIHQTRYDYAHH; from the coding sequence ATGGAAAAGCTGAACGACCGATGGATGCGGCTGGTGGGAGTGCCACTCATCTGCCTGGTATCCAATTTTATTTTCTTTCAACCCGACAACGATGCCCACCACATCAGCCGGTGGGTTGCCCTGGGTGCGAGTCTGGTGGAGTGCCTATTGATTTGGGAAATCGCCCGGCTGGGTATCATCCGGGCGCGTCGGCATCACCCGACATTGAAGCAGACAACACCCCGCATTATCGAACAGGTGCTTTGGTTTAGCGTTACGACCGTTGTGCAGCGGCTTGCCCTTGTTTATCTGTACGATGTGACGGAGTTTTGGGGGTACCCCATGACGGAGCGATCTTATTGGGTCAATACGCTGATTCCGTTTCTGTTCACCGTGCCGCTGGCCGCCATTTACGAAGCCCGTTATCTTTACCGCCAGTGGTGGGCCACGTACTACGAAGCTGAACAGCTCAAAAAACAAGCGTTGCAAAGCCAGCTCGATTCGCTCAAAGCGCAGATAAATCCCCATTTTCTGTTCAACAGCCTGAGCACACTTTCCTCGCTGGTCAGCGAAAATCCTAAACAGGCCGAGCGGTTCATCGAAGAATTAGCCTTGGTGTACCGCTATGTCCTGCAAACCAACGAACAGGCCCTAACAACACTCGACAGTGAATTGCAGTTTATCCGGGCTTATTTTCACCTGCTGCAAATGCGTTTCGGACGAAGCGTAGAACTCTACATCGCCGTGGACGAATCCTGTCGTTCGCTACTTATCCCGCCCCTGACGCTGCAACTGCTGGTCGAGAACGCGGTCAAGCATAACACCGCCTTACCCAATCGTCCGTTGCTTATTCGCATTGACACCGATCCGGACCAACGGTTGTTTTTGCGCAATACGTTGCATAAAAAACAAAATCGGGTGCCCTCCAACGGAACCGGGCTGGCGAATATCACCGCTAAATACAGGCTTATGGGCCAACCCGCCGTTGTCATCGAACAGACCGACACGCATTTTCAGGTAATGATTCCGCTTATTCACCAAACCCGCTATGACTACGCTCATCATTGA
- a CDS encoding LytR/AlgR family response regulator transcription factor has product MTTLIIEDEELTARKLGRLLVEVDPAVRVVGTTVSVDESVEWLRANPRPDLIFMDIELADGQSFAIFDQVPITSPVIFTTAYDEYAIKAFKVNSIDYLLKPVKEDDLRQALAKLQTLRHVLTSQTAGMGSLEGALATLLQQVRDASVAAPVTTTAVQAPTPTNGTYRERFMIKQGQRLFSIGVDEVAYFVTRNKMSFLKTRDDSEWLLDYTMDELAQMLDPQRFFRLNRQIIAEMRAVDKVHLYFNGKLKVILRPAFDEEVVVSRERAGDFKRWLGE; this is encoded by the coding sequence ATGACTACGCTCATCATTGAAGACGAAGAACTGACGGCCCGTAAACTTGGGCGATTGCTGGTGGAGGTTGACCCCGCCGTCCGGGTGGTCGGCACGACTGTCAGCGTAGACGAATCAGTTGAATGGCTTCGGGCCAATCCGCGTCCCGACCTGATTTTTATGGATATCGAACTGGCTGATGGGCAGAGTTTTGCGATTTTCGATCAGGTGCCGATAACGAGTCCGGTTATTTTTACGACCGCCTACGACGAATACGCCATTAAAGCCTTCAAGGTCAATAGCATCGACTACCTGCTCAAGCCGGTCAAAGAAGACGATCTTCGGCAGGCGTTGGCTAAATTACAAACGCTTAGACACGTACTGACGTCCCAAACCGCCGGAATGGGATCGCTGGAAGGAGCACTGGCTACGTTGCTTCAACAAGTGCGTGACGCATCGGTAGCCGCGCCCGTAACAACGACAGCCGTTCAAGCACCCACGCCTACAAACGGAACCTACCGGGAGCGGTTTATGATCAAGCAGGGGCAGCGGTTGTTTTCGATTGGTGTTGACGAGGTGGCTTATTTCGTGACCCGCAACAAGATGTCGTTTCTCAAAACCCGCGACGATTCGGAATGGCTGCTTGATTATACCATGGACGAACTAGCGCAGATGCTCGACCCACAACGCTTTTTCCGGCTCAATCGGCAGATCATTGCCGAGATGCGGGCCGTGGATAAAGTGCACCTGTATTTTAACGGAAAACTTAAGGTGATACTCCGTCCCGCTTTTGACGAAGAAGTGGTGGTCAGTCGGGAGCGGGCGGGCGATTTCAAGCGTTGGCTGGGTGAATAA